From the Oceanispirochaeta sp. genome, the window TATCGTCCAGGCAATATAGACTGTACGGTCATCCTGGAACAACCGAAACTAGGACCCTTCCGGGAACAGATCCGAGCCTCCTTGCAGGAAGACCTGCAGATTCCCCTGGACTGTATCTCCTTCAAAGCCAAAACCAAAGAAAAGCAGGATGCTACCGGACAAGGCCTCGCTATCGAAGCTCAAGTGGCCCTCCTTCTGAAGCCTGTCTGAATCATATGAGAATCCACTGGGATGAGATATTTCCGGTTCTGGAAGAATTCAAAAAAAGATTTGATCTGCCTTCGGTTTCTCTGATCGGAGAAGAAAGCGGAAGCCCCTTCAAAATATTGATTTCCACCATAATATCCCTGAGAACCAGGGATAAAGTGACCCTTTCTGCTTCCCGCAGACTCTTTGCGGTGGCCGATACTGCCCCGGCCATGATCAGGCTGAAACAGAGAGACATTGAGGAGCTTATTTATCCCTGCGGTTTTTTCAGAGTAAAAGCCGGGAATATTCTCACTATCAGCAGGGAGATTATGGGGGAACACGGGGGAGAAGTTCCAGCAACGAAGGAAGGCCTCCTGGCATTCCCGGGAGTCGGTCTGAAGACGGCCAATCTTGTGCTCAGCCTGGGATACGCCGTTCCCGCCATCTGTGTAGATATACATGTCCATAGAATATCCAACCGACTGGGGTGGATAGAGACAAAAAAACCGGATGACTCGGTTGGGGCTCTTGAAAAAGTACTCCCTCTGAAATACTGGATACCCGTCAATGAACTGCTGGTCCTCTTCGGTCAGAAAATCTGCACTCCCCGGAATCCAAAATGCCCCCACTGCCCTTTGCACGCGTTCTGTAACAGGGTCGGGGTAGAACAATCCTAATTCGTCAGGCCCTCGGGCAGTTTTTTCCGGCTGAACCGGGATGTTTTCAGAGGGTTCCCTCTGTCATCATATTCCCAGACAGCCCCGGCTGTCCCTTCCCGGTTTTCCACAAGCTGCTCA encodes:
- a CDS encoding 2-C-methyl-D-erythritol 2,4-cyclodiphosphate synthase, with product YRPGNIDCTVILEQPKLGPFREQIRASLQEDLQIPLDCISFKAKTKEKQDATGQGLAIEAQVALLLKPV
- the nth gene encoding endonuclease III, with protein sequence MRIHWDEIFPVLEEFKKRFDLPSVSLIGEESGSPFKILISTIISLRTRDKVTLSASRRLFAVADTAPAMIRLKQRDIEELIYPCGFFRVKAGNILTISREIMGEHGGEVPATKEGLLAFPGVGLKTANLVLSLGYAVPAICVDIHVHRISNRLGWIETKKPDDSVGALEKVLPLKYWIPVNELLVLFGQKICTPRNPKCPHCPLHAFCNRVGVEQS